A genomic segment from Spinacia oleracea cultivar Varoflay chromosome 3, BTI_SOV_V1, whole genome shotgun sequence encodes:
- the LOC110798430 gene encoding RING-H2 finger protein ATL33-like, with amino-acid sequence MMSSVSLIVMLLIMIIIPTVLYSFFFITNCPLNLFGFLCGRRGSPADIDNFDQTNKVVEQEEGESTSDKDKNNIELVIDVNSKLGKDEECPICLAVFIQGDELRQLNSCKHLFHRSCIDKWLSTHCNCPVCRAFIVNNQSKPIKEREHNRVLVSREVDRHDHWQGLPDSAGMI; translated from the coding sequence atgatgtcATCCGTAAGCCTCATAGTTATGCTACTAATAATGATCATCATTCCCACCGTTCTATACAGTTTCTTCTTCATCACCAACTGCCCACTAAACCTTTTTGGGTTCCTTTGTGGCCGACGTGGGTCCCCCGCCGACATCGACAACTTTGATCAAACGAACAAAGTGGTGGAGCAAGAAGAAGGTGAGAGCACAAGTGACAAGGATAAGAACAACATAGAGTTAGTTATCGATGTGAACTCGAAGCTAGGGAAAGATGAAGAATGTCCGATTTGTTTAGCTGTTTTTATACAAGGGGATGAGCTTCGACAACTCAATTCTTGCAAGCATTTGTTTCATAGGAGTTGTATTGATAAATGGCTTTCTACTCATTGTAATTGCCCAGTTTGCCGAGCATTTATTGTTAATAATCAGTCTAAGCCTATCAAGGAAAGAGAACATAATCGTGTTTTGGTATCAAGAGAAGTTGATAGGCATGATCATTGGCAAGGATTGCCTGATTCAGCTGGCATGATTtga